The sequence ACTTCTTTTAAAATCTGCTGGTTCAGATCTCACGCAATGGATAGCGCGTTCATCTTTCTTTATGCCTAGCGATTATGCTTTATGGCTTCCACCATCTTTGCAAAACATATCATATGTTAATCTTCCAATTGCCCTGGAAAGTCGGGGGCATTTTGTCCGTAAAGATAGAATGGGCCGTTGGAGTAATTTTACAGTTCAGCTCAAACTTGGAGAGGGGAGCTTAAGGCAAGATCATAATGCGCCTCTTATGGTTTCTCATGGGAATTTTAAAATCATAGGGCAGAATGATTTATCTGCTCCATTATCGCAGAGAGTAAAGCTGCAAATTCCACAAGGCCATCTGACATTACGTGATGACAATCATCAAAATGCGGATTTTTTTCTTAATGGAGAGATGAAGTCAGATGATCTTTTTACACCCAAAAATATAAAAATCACTCTTGCTCTTGCTGTTCCCAAACTCGATTTTGCACATCTGGCATCTATATGGCCTGTTAATCTAGTAGAAGGTGGAAGGCGCTGGATTTCAGCAAACATGACTTCTGGTTTGGCTGAAAAATTTAAACTTAAAGTCACTTTGGAAAGTCGTCATGGGTGGAGTGATATTGACGCAACGGGTTTGGAAGGCGGTTTATGGGGTCATGACCTTACTGTTCATTGGTTAAAACCCTTACCGCCTGTAAGACATATTAAAGCTCATGCTCATTTTTTATCTGCTGATGCGCTTCAAATCGATTTAAAACACGGGAAACTCATTACAGGAAAAGGAACGATTAATGTTCCCACAGGTCGCATCTTACTGACTGGTCTCTCAAAGCGGGATCAAAATGGGGATATCCGCCTTAATTTAAAGGGGGAATTACCAGGTTTTTTAGAAGTTCTCTCTCATCCCAGGCTGAAGCTCTTATCGCGTTATAATATTCCTTTAAGGAATGTTAAAGGCTTGCTTGAGGGTGATTTGGGTTTGACCTTGCCGCTTGATAGTCGTGTTTTGATGTCAGATATTGGCTTTGATGTGAAAGCAAAATTTGACCAGGTTGGATTTTACAACCCAGTTATTGGGGCGTTAGAACAAGGTCAGGGTTTTTTTCGTGTCACAAGCTCTGAGCTTACAGCAGAGCTTCAAAGCGTAGTAAGACATATTCCGCTCTCTTTATCTGTCAAAGAATCATTTGCGAAAAAACCGCCTGGTGAAATTGACCGGGCATTAAAGGTACAGGCCACTGTCAAACCAGAGCAATTAGCTCAGCTAGGTATAAATTTACCTCCTCATATGATGAGCGGTAAAATTTTAGCACAGGCACATTATGACCAAATGCAGACAGTATCTAAGAAAGCTCAAAGTGACTTATCACTCTCACTTGACTTAACTCACGTTAATTTCAAAGCGCCTTTCTGGCAAAAGAGCGCGGGCGCTCCAGCGCACATAACGGGGCATGCTCAATGGTTGGATGGCATGCTTACTTCTATTGATCATTTAAATGGCAATGGCCCTGCTTTAAAAATAAAAGGGCAAGCTGTCTTGAATAATGGCGATATAACCGGGTTAACTGTCACTCCCCTTCTTATTGGGAGAAATAAAGGTAGCTTAACTTTAGGGTGGCCTATAAACAATCAAAAGGAAAAAGATTATAAGGTTTTCTTTAAAGGTGATGTTTTGGATATATCGCCCTGGCTAGCCAAAAAGCCTGCAACAAATTCAAAGAAAAAAGATGAGATTCCCCAAAAGGCGCTCTTAAATCCAATATCCCTTCCAACAGGGAATTGGGCAGTAGCTGTAACAGCCAAAAAAATCTTTTACGATCAGGATCAGTTTTTTTCTAATTTTTTAGCTGGTGCACATTGGGCAGAACAGAGTTTGCGAGAAGCACATATTTCTTTAGCAAGGCCCTATAAGCTTGGGGTGGTCCTGGAAGATAGCTCTACAGACCCGCTTAAAAAACGCTTTACCTTCAGTAGCAGTAATGTAGGGGGACTTCTCTCTAAATTGAATCTGACAAAGCAGCTTGAAGGGGGGAGGTTTCAGCTTAATGGGTATTTTAAAAATCAGCAGGAAGAAAATGCCTTTGGTTTAGGTTTGGGGCCTTTTTACGGTAAAATGCAATTACGCAATATCGCTATTTTGAACCCTCCTGCTATTTTAAAATTAGCAACGTTTTTTTCTCCAACGAAATGGGGGCAGTTAGGGCGAAATCGATTTGAAAATGTAGATGCATCTGCCACTTTAAGAGTAGATGATAAACGCCTTATTTTTCACAATGGGCAATTGGGAAATAATGCTTTAGGGGGGTGGTTCAGAGGTGTTATGAATTTGAAAACGCAAATTCTTAAAATGAAAGGAACAATTTCTCCTTTCTTTTCCTTTAAAGAACCTTCTCGTAAATTACACAAAGAAGAAGCGATCACTAAGCTGAAAAAGAAACTGAGTTTGACAGCATTAACTTATAAAATTGACGGAACTCTGGCTAATCCGCATATTGACGTAAATCCCTTTTCTATCTATTCGCCCGCTCCTTAAAGTTATCTTTCCAATCTTGTGATTTAGAAAGTCTAAATCACTACAAGACTTTAGAGGGAGCAGTCACATCCAGAGGCAATGAATGTCGCATATTGTTCCTGATCTTTTTGGCTCTCCTTCAGCTCCTAAAGGCGATATAAAAACGCCAGGGCGTAGCACAACTGCTGAAAAGATGCCTCATAACAGGCATAATGTCCCCCGTACTCAACCTTTGGCAGACCGCTTAAGACCACAAAAATTAGAAGATGTGAGCGGACAGGAGCATCTTTTAGGTCCAGATGGCACTTTAAGCCGTATGCTTGAAAGCGGTAGCCTTCCCAGCCTTATTTTATGGGGCGGTCCAGGATGTGGTAAAACAACAATAGCGCGTTTATTAGCCAGTAAGGCAGATTTGTTTTTTGCGCAAATATCAGCAGTTTTTTCAAATGTATCTGAGTTGCGCAAAGCCTTTGATGAGGCTGATCGCCGTTTGGAAGCAACAGGAAGAGGAACGCTTTTATTTGTTGATGAAATTCACCGCTTTAATCGTGCTCAACAAGATAGTTTCCTCCCTTTTGTAGAAAGAGGCACTATTGTTCTTGTCGGGGCAACGACCGAAAATCCCTCTTTTTCACTAAATGCGGCACTTCTCTCGCGTTGTCAGGTTCTTGTTTTAAACCGGCTTGACCATGTATCTCTTGAAGAGCTTTTAAAACGTGCAGAGCGTGAAGTAGGGCGTCCTTTGCCCCTGACACCAGAAGCGCGTGTTTCGCTTTGCGCCATGGCTGACGGAGATGGCCGCTATCTCCTGAATATGACAGAACAGGTTCTTGCTCAACGTCCTCGGAAACAGGGTAGTGACCTTACAGATTTTGGTCCCGCCGAGTTGGCAACAATTTTGTCTCGTCGTCCCGTTCTCTATGACCGTGACCGGGAAGAGCATTATAACCTGATTTCAGCTTTGCATAAATCTTTGCGGGGGAGTGATCCTGACGCGGCTTTATACTGGTTTGCCAGAATGCTCGAAGGAGGAGAAGATCCCCGTTATATTGCTCGCCGTCTCGTACGTTTTGCTGCTGAAGATGTAGGTGAGGCTGATCCCACATCCCTTCCTCTCGCTCAGGCAGCCTCGCAGGCTTATGAAAGGTTGGGCTCACCAGAAGGAGAGTTAGCCCTGGCTCAGCTTGTGGTGCATTTGGCTGTGGCCTCCAAATCTAATGCTGTATATGTGGCATATAAGGCAGCACGGCAGTTAGCGCGTCAGACTGGAAGCCTTATTCCACCGGCTCATATACGTAATGCCCCCACGAAATTGATGAAAGATCTTGGTTATGGTAAAAATTACGCTTATGACCACGATGAAGAAGATGCGTTTTCGGGGCAAAATTATTTCCCTGATGGGATGGAGCGTGTAACGCTTTATCGTCCTACTAATCGTGGCTTCGAAGAGAGAATTCAGAAACGCCTTGATATCTTGGCTCAAAAACGGGCATCCCGCCACACATGACAGTTCAAAATCGCATTATTACCGAAGATGAAACGGATTTACGTCTAGATCGCTGGTTTCGTCGCCATTACCCTCATATAACTCAAGGTGCTGTGCAGAAATTGTGCCGCAAAGGGCAAATACGTGTTGATGGAGGGCGGGTTCAGGCCAATCATCGCCTTATTGCCGGCCAAAAAGTACGTATTCCTCCCATGCCTAATGTGGAGCAGCCTGCGCCTCTACCGCCGCCCGACCCTGCTTTGCTAAAGCGTGTTGAGTCCATGATTTTATATCAGGATGATCAGCTTATTGTGCTTAATAAACCTTCTGGTCTGGCAACTCAGGGGGGGCCTGGTATCACTGAGCATGTTGATCAGATGATTGAGGTTTTACGTCCAAAAGGGGGTGATCGCCCAGGCTTGTTCATAGACTGGATCGCGATACGTCGGGTGTTCTTCTTTTGGCCCGTACTCCTGGTGTTGCGGCAAAGCTTGCCTCGTCTTTTCGCACACGTGATGTTGAAAAAACCTATTGGGCTATTGTTGTTGGGCGTCCTAATCCATCTGAAGGTATTATTGATCAGCCACTTGCCAAAGTTGGGGCAGGGGAGCCGCTCTTATTGTGCCAGCACAGCGTGGTGATGAAGATGCCATGTCAGCCAAAAGTTCATATGAAATTATTGATAGTGCAGGGCGTAAATTTAGCTGGTTAAAACTTTCTCCTTTAACAGGACGAACTCATCAATTGCGTGTGCATTGTGAAAGTTTAAAAACCCCTATTTTGGGAGACCCTCGTTATGGTGGGAAGGCGGCTCATCCTGATGGCTTTATCAATAAACTGCATTTACATGCGCGCCAGCTAGAATTTCCTCATCCTGCGGGGGGAACGTTGCGTGTTACGGCGCCTCTGTCACAACATATGACAGAAAGCTTTAAAGCATTAGGTTTTGTCGCGGGCACCACAGAGCACCCAATGAGAAAACGCTAATTTTGCTAAAGTGCAAGATAAATAGACGCTAAGAAAAGAAGGTCAGGCTTGATGAAAAAGCTTTTAGGTGGCTTGCTTGGTTTATTGCTCGCTTTCATTGCCATAAGCGTAGGAGCCCATTTCCTTGCTGATCAAGATACGATCCGCAAGCAGGTCGTGCAGGCTGTCAAACAGCAGACCGGGCTTAATTTAACGATGGAAAAAGCCACCTTTCAGCTTTTGCCCTGGCCGTCATTTCATGCCGAAGATGTGCGCTTGGCCCGCCCCATTGTGCTGCTTTTGTTACAGCACGATTGGTTCATGCTGATATGTCTTTCTTAGCACTTTTTCATCGTGAGATTGCTCTTCAGGATTTCACGGCAGAAGGAGCAAACGCTAATTTTTCTACTTCGCCTAATCAAAAATGCTCAAGCTGGTTTGATGTTGCAGGTTATAAAAATGCAAATATCTCTGACGGACCAGATCTTAAAGATAAAGCAAAAGATTCAACGCCCTGGAAAGTCTCTTTTGATTCATTGCGCCTTAAAAATACGCAGCTAAAGTGGGATAATGGCGACATAAAAACAGAAAAGCTTCAAGGCAGTGTCTTTATTGAAAGGCTTGATCTTGCAGCCCTGACAAGTGCTAGTCCATCAATCAACTTAAAGGCATCTCGGGATAATGTTCCTTTTACTCTTATCGGGCATCTTGGTCCTTTAAAAGATATTTTTGCCTCATTACCAACAAGACCCTGGGCCTTTAGTGTGGGGCTAAATTTTGGCCCAGATCAGAAAAATGATCATGTAACTATTGATGGTACAATGAGAGACTTTCCTCGTCTGGATAAGGCTCTTTTTACCCTTCAGGGCCACATTGATAACTTGCAGGATTGGCAGGCGCTTTTCCCCGATAGGCACTTTGGGGATGTTCGTAATATTAGCGGTAAAATTAGCTTAAAATTTAGTGAGGCAGCTCAAGAGGCTTTACCTTATAGCACCTATATGAAGTTTATGGGCTATGATTTAAATCCTGTTGCCGTGGCACTCAAACTTGGTGAAGTTAATTTGCCTGATGCGGCTTTAAAGGCGCATGATATAGAGTTCATGGCAGAGGGCTCTTCTGTTCCTTTAAGAATAGAAGCGGCGCTGGAACTAGGAAAATCATCCTGGCAAATGCTGGCTAATTTGGGTGATTTTGCACAAATTATGTCTTTACTGCATGGTGAAGATGAAGCGCAAATTCCACTTGATGTGCAGTTAAGAGAGCGGGCGTTGCTATCAAAACAGACATCACCAAATAAGGTCTCAGAAGGTGTTAACAGTCAGGGCAATTTTCAGCTTCATGCCAAAGGTGTGCTTGGCCTAGGAACAAGCCAAATTTCTTTTAATGGAGAAGGGAAAGCCTTTAAATTTCCACAGCTCTCTCTCCTGCCCGAATTTCTTAATAATATAGTGACTGATACGACATTTCACGATGTTGCCTTACAGTCTGATTTAAAGCTTGAAGATCTTTCCGCTAAAGGTCAGCTTGCAGCAGCTTCACTTCAAAATATTAAATTCAAAAGCCGTGAATTAGAGGGTGAAGGTGAGATTGCCCTTTCTCAGCTTTCTTTAAAGCAACCTCGTTATGATGTGCATTTGCACTTCAAAACTATTGACGGTAACAGTTTTTTATCCTCATCCGAGGCTTCAAAAGAGACAGTAGAAAAGTCTCATTCAGTTCGTAAGAACATGAATCAGGCTCAGAATAAAAATCTCTTTTTTAAAAATTTGCGTTACCTATCAAAAGGATGGGATGGTCTGCTTGATGTAAAATCAGATCATTTCACTCTGGGGCCGCTCATTTATGACAATGTAGCCTTTTATGCCCTCATGGGAGGGGATAAAATTACAGTTGATCCAATTTCGGCACAATTTGGTGACACGCCCCTTAGAGCACGCTTTTCCTACAATAATACAAGTGAGGCTCCTTTATTACATGTGAGCACCGGATCATTTGTTCTACCGGCTTCCTTGTTATTAGAAAGCTTCCATAAACCAAGCTTTATTGAAGGTAATATGTGGCTTGATGGTCATATTGAGGCACAAGGGGAAAGCTGGCCAAGCATAATGTCTTCTCTGAAAGGTCCTGTTGATATTTCTCTGATTGATGGAAAGATCAAAAAATCCTTTCTTGCTCCGTTGGCTGGACCAGCTGCACCTTTATTGACATTGGGAAAACCAACTCTAAAGCTCCATTGTGCTTTAGGTAGTATGAAATTTCTGAATGGTATTGCGGATTTTAATAGTATCGTCTTTCAAACAAAACATTATGCTATGCAAGGCCGTGGTAAGGTCGATCTGAACGAAAACTCATTGGACCTTGTTATTAACCCACATTTAAACGCTATTGATCGTGAGGTTTCGGCTTCTATGGAAGTGACAGGGTCCTGGAGCCATCCACGCATAACAGCTTTACGTAATAAGGAAGGTTATTTTCAGCTAGATCTAGGCAAGGCTGGGTCTGACAATGATCCTTGCTCAAATGCTTATAAAAAAGCTCATACGGGCCATGAAGTGCCAGCGTTGGGGCCTCAATCAGAACCCAAAAAAGGTAACATTAAAGATATTCTAAAAAGCTTGGATATTGGAGGAAAATTATAATGTCCTCATTGCCTAAGAGATTCTGGAAAAAAGTAACTTTGAAAGAGAGTGAAGGCCTTTATGGCCCCGCTCTCGATAACCGGCCAGTAAAGCTTACGGGCGGAGCTATATTAGCTGTTAGGTCAAAAATTTTAGCACAAGCTTTAGTGGATGAATGGAATATTATAAAAGAGGGAGAGTTTATTTCTCCCGATAAAATCCCTCTCACGCGTATTGCAGGGAGCCATATTGAACAAATTGTCCCACATCTTTCCGAAACAAAAAAATCTCTTTTTTCTTTTGGATTAGATGATGCCCTTTCTTATCCGAGCAAAGCGCAGGATGAGAGTGTGGCGCAAAAATTATATCAGTGGATAAGAGGCATGAAGAGTGATTTGGAACCTCTTCAGGCAAAAGATTTAAGCCCTTTAGAGCATAAAGACTCTTACAAAGTCGCTCTTCAATGCCTTATTGAAAATTTAGAGCCGGATCAACTTGTTATATTAAGGCTTTTAGCGCCCTTAATGAGTAGTTTTTGGCTTTCTTTTGCTTTGATCAATAATGTTATTTTGCCAGAAGAAGGCTTTCTATTTGCCTATGCTGATGAATATCAGCAATTGCGCGACTGGGGGCATGATGAGGTTTTTGCCAAATCTTTAGAGCATAAAAAACAGGAATTTTTTGATATTATCCGTTACTGGTCATTGCTCCATAGTGACCCTGTCTCATAAGAAAAAACCCCGGTATGACTTAACCGGGGTTTTTGACATCTAACTATTTTGCAAAAAATTAATCGACGTCATCAGGCACCATAATGCTAACAGCAGCTGTAGCAGCAATGCCTTCTTCACGCCCTGTAAAGCCTAAACGCTCTGACGTTGTTGCTTTGACAGAAATACGGGAAACAGAGACGTTCAGAAGTTCAGCCAAACGCTCCCTCATAGCTTGAGCATGGGGGCCAATTTTGGGGCGTTCACAAATGATAGTGATATCAGCATTAACCAGATAGCCGCCTTTTTTGCGAATGAGCTCGCCAGCATGAACCAGGAACCGGGCTGAATCCATGTCTTTCCATTTATTTTCACTAGGGGGAAAGTGACGCCCAATATCGCCTTCGGCTAAAGCGCCGTAAATGGCATCGCATAAAGTATGAATACCCACATCCGCATCGGAATGACCAGCCAGGCCTTTTTCATGAGGGACTTCAATACCGCATAAAATCAGTTTGCGATCCTCAGCAAAGGCATGAACGTCATAGCCAAGTCCGACACGAGGAACAAATGTTTTAGAAGCCTGGTCTATGATACGCTCAAGCCGCATAAGATCCTCCATTACGGTCAATTTAATATTGTCTTCAGAGCCTTGTACAATAGCAACATGATGCCCTTCTAACTCTAAAAGAGCAGCATCATCAGTATGGGCATCGCGGTGGCGCTGATGCAGGTCATGTAAAAGAGGGAATGAAAAACCCTGTGGCGTTTGGGCACGCCATAAATTTTCGCGAGAGACTGTATCAATAATTATATTTTGCGAGACTTTTTTAAGCGTATCACTCACAGGAACAGCAGGAATGACACCTGGATAAGTCTCAAGAGCTTCTAGTGTTTCAAGAATTACACGCTCAGGGACAATAGGGCGCGCACCATCATGAACGAGCACGATATCAGGAGGGTTGGGCAATTTAGCTAAAGCTTCCAGGCCTGCACGAACACTATCATGGCGCTCAGCTCCACCTGGTACGGGGGGTAATACATCCAGCCCCTCTAAGGCATGAGCAAGAAGAGGGTCACTTCCAACAGGTTGTACTATATCCACAAAGGGGAGAAGTGCCATAGCAGCATGGCGGATAATGGGTTCACCTTTGAGGCAATGAAACTGCTTGCAGATTGTCTCTTTTTGCGGTGAGGAAGCGGCACCGGCCGCAAAGCGGCGCCCTTGACCAGCGGCTAATAGTAAAGCAGCAATGCGTTTACGTGGGGCAGAAGACATACCCAAACTGAGTCCTTCCTTTAAATTAATGAATTAAGCCACTTTGGTGCGGGCTATCGAGGCTGAACATAGGAATAGATACATAAAAATAATGATCTTCTCCCACCAGAGTGGCATGATAATGACCTACCATAAAACCAGTAGGCGTTTTTAATTCAGCACCGGAAGTATATTCAAAATGCTCTTTGGGGGGAATGATGGGCTGCTCGCCAGCAATCCCCTGGCTGTAAGAACTACTTTTCTTTCCCGTGCTGTCAAGAACAGTCCATGTTCGCCCTGTAAGCTGGACTGTTTCTTTCCCGCCATTTTCAATAATGACGTAATAAACCCATGTGTAAAGCTGCTCTGTTGGATCTGAAAGTTCTTCAATCCAGATAGGGCGGACAGTGACTGTAATATCCCCTGTTTTAGCACTAAAACTTGGAGGTGAAATCAGAGAGGTGGCATCACTCAACCCATGCTCTAAACTTTCTGGAAACTGTGATGAATGATCTGACATACTCTCCCTTATAGGCCTTTAAGGTCTCTATTCGGCCTGTTTCTCCAAGGATCCACTCACTCTCCTCGGTCCCTATTACAGCTCTTAAAATGGCACCATTATGGTTTTGATAAAACTTAAATTTTTAGAGCAGCGTCTGTAGCTTGTTTTAGCTCTTCAATCAAATCTTGCGGATCTTCTAGTCCAATAGAAAGTCGAATAACACCATCGCTAATACCCAATTCTGCTCGCTCTTCGGCTGAGATTTTTTTATGCGTTGTTGTGGCAGGGTGCGTTGCCAAGCTTCTTGCATCGCCCAAATTATTGGAAATAGCGATGATAGAAAAAGCATTCATGCAGGCAAAAGCCCCTTTTTGTCCATTAACTACCTCAAAAGCGATAAGAGAACCACCATCTCTCATCTGTTTTTTTGCAAGTTCTCTTTGAGGGTGATCAGCGCGTCCTATATAGCGCACGTTTTTGACACCGGGCATTTCGGCCAGGGCATCAGCTACTGAGGCAGCATTTTGTGCCATAGTTCTGGCTCTGAGGTCGAGTGTTTCTAGCCCTTTAAGTAATACCCAGGCATTGAAGGGAGAAAGGCTATTGCCAGTATTACGCACAAAAGGCTGAAGAGTTTCTGTTATCCATTGATGGCTCCCTAAAACAGCACCGCCTAAAGTACGGCCCTGACCATCAAGATGTTTAGTGCAGGAATAAATCACAACGTCAGCGCCCAGCGCTAATGGCCTTTGCCCTACGGGAGTAGCAAACACGTTATCGACCATTAAAACAGCGCCCGCCTTGTGAGCATATTCAGAAATTTTGCGTATATCGAGCACGTCTAGCATCGGGTTAGAAGGGGTCTCAATAAGCACAGCCTTTGTAGGAAAGGAAAGAGCGTCTTTCCAGGCGGCTTCGTCCAGCCCGTCGATTAAAACTGTCTCTACACCATAGCTTGGCAAAAGATGCGTTAACAGCCAATGAGTTGAGCCAAATAAGGCTTTTGCAGCTACAACCCTGTCACCTGATTTAACATGGCTGAGAAGAGCACAGGATACGGCCCCCATGCCTGAAGACATGGTCAAACAGGCCTCTGCTCCTTCAAGTAAAGCGAGGCGTTCTTGAAGCGTATCGACTGTGGGATTTCCGTAGCGAGAATATTGATAATGCTCAATTGTGCCTTCAAACGTTGCTGCTGCTTGTTCTGCACTATCATATACATAGCCAGATGTCATAAAGAGCGCTTCAGACGTTTCTCCATGCACTGTTCTGTTAGGGGCATTATGAAGAAGCTGAGTTGCTAAGCGCCAGGCTGAATCAGTTTTTGTTTGTTTTGGAAATTGTGACATTAAAAAACCCTCCATTACAGTCATGTTCCGAGACATAATCTGTGGCGGGCCGTGGAAGTCCTGCTCTTTAATAAGCAAACAGGGCCTCTTTAGCGCAATTATTTAACCTCGCCGCAAGCCGGCCGCTCAAATCACGAGGAGAATTTCAGCTTTCTCGCCAAAATTCTGGGGGAATTATGCGAGGCAGTTACTATGACGTCAAGAGGGAATATGGAGCAAACGCGAAACAGGGGAAAGGGATTGCATGAGCCTAAAGGAAAGGTTATAGAAACCTCCGATGCGGATGTAGTTCAATGGTAGAACGGCAGCTTCCCAAGCTGCATACGGGGGTTCGATTCCCCTCATCCGCTCCAGATTTCTCTAAAATTATCTCTATTTTTCGGGCAGAGTGTCTTGATACGTTTGTCCATTCCAGATCCATTTATCATTTTTGTCGATAATAAGATCGTACATGCCTTTGTGGCGTGTGGAAAGCACAGCGATATCGCCATTCACAGCATCAAGAACCGGTACCCACTGCGGGCCTCTATGAAGATAAACCGAGGTTGTGCATCCCGCTGAGCCACAAAGTCGTGCAGACTGAATCTGCACAAAAAGCCCCTTATCGTTTTTATGCTGGGAAAGAGGTGCTGAGCCAATCAAAATGACAGGAACATCATTATGTGCAGCAGCGTCTTCCAAAATATCTTTATTTAAAGAACGTGCAATTTTATCCAGCTTTGTTCCGGGCTGTGCTGTAAGTAAAACAGGTTTCGAATGTGCTTTGTGCCGATGATGAACTGTCTTAGCCATAAGAGGAGAGGCAAGATTACCAGCACCTGTTATAAGTGTGAGCGCTAAAAACGTTTTGCAAATTTTAGATTTTGATAAATACCGCATAACCTCTCCATATTTATAATAATAGAATATTACCTAAAGGTTATTCATGTCTTAACGTCACGACAAGTACATCACGATAAGCAGGCTTATCTGGGTCCTCTGGTTCTACATTTGTTACACCATGATAGACTTTGTGATCATTGACAATAGCCGTATCAAGAGGGGCGGCGAGTGTAAAACTACCTAAGAGAGTTTTACGATCGAGAGCATGAATTGTGGTTATGCCTTCCTTAATATTTTCGCGGTGAATCATAATTACCAAAACTAAATCTACACCATCGCGATGCATGCCTTCAGGAGTAGGCTTTGCCTGCTGGCCTTTTGCTGCCTCAATGCGAAATTGATGTATTTCGCTATGCCAGGACTTTGGTTTATGTATTT comes from Aristophania vespae and encodes:
- the apaG gene encoding Co2+/Mg2+ efflux protein ApaG encodes the protein MSDHSSQFPESLEHGLSDATSLISPPSFSAKTGDITVTVRPIWIEELSDPTEQLYTWVYYVIIENGGKETVQLTGRTWTVLDSTGKKSSSYSQGIAGEQPIIPPKEHFEYTSGAELKTPTGFMVGHYHATLVGEDHYFYVSIPMFSLDSPHQSGLIH
- a CDS encoding aminotransferase class I/II-fold pyridoxal phosphate-dependent enzyme, with the translated sequence MSQFPKQTKTDSAWRLATQLLHNAPNRTVHGETSEALFMTSGYVYDSAEQAAATFEGTIEHYQYSRYGNPTVDTLQERLALLEGAEACLTMSSGMGAVSCALLSHVKSGDRVVAAKALFGSTHWLLTHLLPSYGVETVLIDGLDEAAWKDALSFPTKAVLIETPSNPMLDVLDIRKISEYAHKAGAVLMVDNVFATPVGQRPLALGADVVIYSCTKHLDGQGRTLGGAVLGSHQWITETLQPFVRNTGNSLSPFNAWVLLKGLETLDLRARTMAQNAASVADALAEMPGVKNVRYIGRADHPQRELAKKQMRDGGSLIAFEVVNGQKGAFACMNAFSIIAISNNLGDARSLATHPATTTHKKISAEERAELGISDGVIRLSIGLEDPQDLIEELKQATDAALKI